The genomic region ATAggcagttatggtgcttgggtccgataagaacataaaaaaaattgcttAAGTAGTAGCCATGGTAAAGGAGAATTCAGAATTGTTCGGCAATTTAATTTGAACAATACAGCAAATTTCGTACATTTAATATAAACAATAGCAAATAAGAGTAGAAGTAAAGTAATGTTGTAACGCAAAGTAAATGACCACATGAGCATGTTAATGTCTTGTGAAAGGAAGAGTGCTAAAAACCAACATTGTAATGATGGGAAACTCTGCCAGCTCAAGTGTCCGTTAAATCTGTATTCTCATCTAGGATATGTGTAATTGTTCAATGAAATATTGTCTATAAcccaaacatatatatttttcaggttACAATTGTTGGAATAGTCAGACATGCTGAAAAGGCTCCAACAAATATTCTTTATAAAGTGGATGACATGACTGCAGCACCAATGGATGTCAGACAGTGGGTGGACACAGATGTAAGCTATCTCTGTAATCTAAACTGGATCTTTTACATTTCATTGGTGGCAGGCGCTCTGGCAGGATTTGTGATTACTCCCAGGAGTTAAAATGCTATGCTAGTAGCCAGGCCTTCTAAATTACtcaccactgcaagcctggaATACTCAAAGCATACTTACCAGGGGTGAATTTCGACTTCCAAAATGTTTTCTGTCTAATGGCAAGTGGAAATCATGAGCCCTGCTTACTCTCATTTAATGTCACATCTTTGGTAGCTGGTACACAGAGACTAAGGGCAGGTGATTGTATAAACATGTAGTGTTTACAAGAAAGCAaaatgcataattctatgttgagGATCTGTAATACCATTACTATTACAGTTCCTCAAATTTGCATCAAGTTGGATTTCACAATGTTTAAAAACAGTGATGTAATCCGAAGGAGAGGCTATAGAGGTCTTACAGAGGAAGTGGGTTGGTATTTTGAATGCTTACAGTGCACGCGATGAGGAAGACTGCATGCTGTCAGTAATTTGCCAAAATCTCATTTGGTTATGTAATAGACTTGAGTGAATTCTAAGTTAATAACTGCTTGTCTCTTACAAACTGTAACTGTATTAATGTGCAACTGTATCCTTACTTGCAGGAAGCAAGTTGTGAGAGCATTGTGGTACCGCCTAATAGCTACGTTAAAGTAGCAGGTCATCTTCGCTCCTTCCAGGTAACacacagaaggttttttttttttgcttggttttccaattcacatattCGCTTCAAATTGTCAGAAAAAAACCCAGCTGTGGTTATGCCAATGTTGGTGTTATTCATGGCCCAAGTTATCCACAAAATCAAATTCTGATTTTTGAAATCACATGCAAATGCCTCATTCAGGCTTTTCAGATTTGGATATTTGTGAAATGCAGGTAAAACAGGGGCTGGTTTGGTTGCCCAGTTAatccctttaaaattattttgaaaacCACCACACATGTGAATGGTCAATTGTGGGTGTATTGCTTATGAGTGAGGAAATGGCATCGATCTCTCTGGAAAAATACAGGTGTGtgaattatgtatgtatgttgacATTGTCCTCTGATAAACTGAATTATACCAGTTAGAGGTGCAAGTAAGAGAAACATTTATTTCCTACTAATTTTACAAATATCCAACATTCTGTTCAAATTTTTTATCAGCCAAGTCCAATGTAGCAGTATACTCTGCATTACCCACTATTCACATGTAGTGTGCTATATTTTTGTCATGGTAATAATATATAAAGTGTGGAAGCACAATTTTTCTTGTAAATAATTTAAGTTCACAGGTGCTTATACCATTTTTAAAATGGTCATAACAAATTGAATTAACTTAACAATtgctccccccctctttttcagaATAAGAAGAGTGTTGTAGCATTTAAGATTGCACCTATTGAAGACATGAATGAATTTATATCACACATGCTGGAGGTTGTACAAGCTCACATGATCCTAAATTCCCAGGGTCAGGTATGTTTATAGTCAAATGTGGTTCTCTCCATCCCTCACATGGATATCCTGAGGCTACAGTTTGTTTTTATCTGCAGTAGTGAGCTGGTTGTTTAAGGTTTAATTTAGTTAAATCCGGGGCCATCGCTAGGGTTAGGAAACACCTGGGACTTGAGCCCCAAAATAATTTGGCAACCCCACCACAAAGCTTGgccctgaaaaaaaaatgccaggaaaagcaAGCGCTCCAAATACTAAGGTTTATTCTGTTATGTATGTATCCCTTCATCCCTCTCGGGCAAGGGGAGGTGACATTATAAAGATCCTTAGTTGTCCAGTGTATATAGAGCCTCCTGTCTCCCTCTGGTTTTCAgttttggagcgttgccatggtaacccgcagcaacatTCTGAACTGCCTGCTGCTCATGGAAGCCATACACTTGCTCTACACCCAGCATAAGATGTGTGCTCTCTGAGCAACAGGTCAGGAAATTATATTTTTGAGCCTCCAACTGGCCCATAATGGCCCCTTTTTTGCAAGGCTCGCAGGCACATTGAAAGGTAGCGCTGCTGGCCCTGCAGAGGGGGGAGTTGCATGGCCCTAACCTCCCCAGCCCTCCCTGTTCAACATCGCTGGTTGAAGCAATTTGTCTATAAACTAACAATGTTTTGTGAACTATGTCTTGTAGTGACACTGTAAaagtgcaatttaaaaaaaaatacaaataataataattgtataaaGATTGCTTTAATAGGTATTTTGCATGTTCATTCCTTGCAAATTCAGACACTTTTCTTCCTGGAGGGGTCTTTCCTTAGTAATGTTTGCTATATTGGTTCTACTTTGTCATGCAATGTTAAAGGCTACGCAGTGGAAGCTGCAGATAGCCGTGTAGAAATAGTGTAAATCCATGGATTGTGTGGCAGTGGTCTATATTTATTTCGGGTGTGGTGGAGGGGGTGCTGGTTTGTATTCTTGTTTATAATTGAGACCGCACATATGGAAGAGTCTTCTGCTTCTGGAAAGCTTTCCTTGCAAAGCAGCTCCAGGTCCTCCTACTGCGACTTTTGATCCTGTACGAGGCTCCAGTGTCAAACTTCTCTGAGGCTTTTAATTCCTTCGATTCCATTTAATTCTGTAATAgttttttcagttttgtttttccTAATATGATGTCCGTCTCTTGTGTTAGGCTTCAGGAGGTGGATCTGCCATGGTCCTCAGCACACCTGGACGCGTGGGAATGGGGGAGACTGCAGGAGCAAATGACATGCCAATTAATGGGCTGACGCCACATCAGAGccaggtacatatatatatatgaaatggtgGTTTTATGTAATGCACACATACTATATAAGATGGAAAATTAGACTTTAAGTTCATGAAGTACTTAAAATGCCTAACCTGCCATTACCCTACTTGCCCTAAACCTTAGGGTTATTCCATAAACTCTGCTCTGCtgcaaattaaaatcaaaatgcaAACTTCAGGCAGGAATAGCCAAAAGCTTTCTCCAACCCAGTTAGTCACGGTGTGCTTATATTGGCCTCTGATTTAACAATAGGCTTTTAATTGCAACAAGCTATGTTGTAATTGAAAATCACTTCTTATCACAGGAGAGAGCAAATACTTGTGTGAAATGTGACTGAGCTGCATCTTTTGTCTTGTAAAGAATCTCATCGTCATATTTTCAAAAGGTTTgtaaacttttattaaaaaaacaaaactctgtcacttaggtttatttttgtttatatggaGGAAGTTTGTCATGATGAGGATAGGATTACTGTGCAGACTTAATGACCCTATATGTTTTTGTTtgctgctttttttatttttgcttggaAAAGTGCTAATGATCTAAACATGCAATTTCCGTTATCATTCATGAGCAgtctgttatttgttttttttttcttcttcttaaatGATAAATGTGTGCAATGTTTTTCCCCTCCATTCTAGATTTTGAATCTGATTAAAAGCTACAGAGGGAGTGAAGGAATGGCATTAGATGATCTGAAGGCAAGGCTTCAAGGAATTAATGTGAACACAATCAAGTATGTATCTGTTCTGGTGTCAAGCAACTAGTTACTTGCTAGTAAAATCTAGCTTCCAGCCAGCCTCAACAAAGTGGGATAGCCTTGGagtcttgtgtgtatgtatagagaaattgcatttttaaaattttagcattactaactccttaaggactacggacgtactaggtacatcAGACAAACGGTCCTTAGGGACCGCAGATGTTCCTAGTAAGTTTGCTGCAATTATATTACTTACCCGAACGCTGCCGTTCCTCCGCTCGCAATCGGTGTTGCTCCCAGTCTGAGGGGGACAGTCCTGACAGttccccctctgcaaattaggccccctGCAGGCCATGTCATTGCTCTGAAAGactggtcacatggccgcaataggagtccatgtatctgcctgcagggggactgcctaaactgacaggcagtctccctgcatctgtaaaataaatgttattaaatcaaaatataaatgtatgtatgtatatattgtgtgtgtgtgtgtgtgtgtgtatttttatataatctatacatatattaatatataaatacaattagaattaaattacacatgtatatataactgtatattgtgtgtatatattctaaaatataaataagtcaattaaaaaatgatatataatttttattctaACTATtgataatatatagttatatcaaaatacacttagaattaaattttatatatgtatatatcacaagccaattccgtagcgctgtacaatgggtggattaatgagcctcgccgccgcattcattatagattgcagcagtgcaatctgggaacacgtaagaccactgagaaggggattgcagtagtcgaggcgagaaaTAACGGCATGGACCCAGGACCTTAGCTGCGTCTggtgtttaaatatgtttttgagGTGAAAGTGGCAGAATTTGGTGATCCACTGGACgttaggggtgaaggagaggtcgcagTCAAAGAACACCTAGGCTGCGAGGTAGaagtgatggtagcaccgttgacttggagggagaccgacATGGGAGtaataacacttgagggaggaaagaccagacgttctgttttggacaggttgaatttaaggaagtgagcagccatccagttggaaatcgtggAGAGGCAGTCGGAGctacgagtcaagatgggcagagaggtcaggagagaacaggtagatttgcgtgtcatcggcatataaatgataatgaaagccagaggagctgatgagtttaccaggaaaggcagtatagatggtgaacagtaggggaccaaggacagacccttggggaatgccaacagagaggggttggggagaagaggcagagccagagaaagcaacactgaaaaagcgctgggagaggtcggaggagcaccaggagagagcagtatctcatagaccgagattatggagaatgagaagaagctgttgatgatcaacagtgtcaaaggcagcagaaagatcaaggagaattaggatagagtaatggctgcgAGATTTAGCAGTGATTAAATTGGTCACAGCTATTTCAACagtgacgagcgcggaatccagactgaagcgggtcaagcagagtttaattcgaggaagtctgttaatcttgcatacacaactctctcatggatcttggaggcaaatggcagtagcgatatagggcaaTAGTTGGATGGGGGTAGGGCTTTTCCAGAATAGGCATTATGGTTGCATGCCTAAAGTGTGaagggaaagggagagattggaaattttagtgagagtgagatacgagggaacaggtggtggggcgggaggaccgaagtagagcagaaacctcttccgttgtagtaggtgcaaatgagcaaagaacagtggagtgagtgagtgtggttgggtgatgtattggaaggggagggagagaggttagagatatCTTCCCTGGTTATAGAAATCTCCTcggtgaagtgagttgcaaagtttgatgCGGACAGGGTGGTCGGAGGAGggtgagcaacagggcgaagtaagCATTAAAAATGTGAAAGAGGTATTTTGGTtggcgggacagtgtgcttatgaaggtgttgaagtaatttacttttgcagacaaaaggagcgcagcataaacttatagtggaggaagtcaggtgcagagtCAGACTTTCTcaaacagcgttcagcagttctggaacattttttgagATATCTGATCAGCTTGGTGTGTCATGGTTGTAAATGGGAaggcttgctgcgtttaaatgtaggggGTGCAATGATGTCTAGATAAGAggcaagtgagatttgagatgggtaaaaggaatTTGGAGTTTGGAGAAATGGTGGAGATCAAGacagtggaggtttctgtgagattggagagttgagggtggtgaaatgtGGGTATgggggtatgctgatgtcaaaggtcagcagatagtggtcagataaaggaaatggaacagtggagagattagaggtagtacagagattggtgaagatcaggtcaagagtgtttcctgctgtgagttgctgaagtagaccactgtgtgaggccgAAGGAGGAGGttgcagacgggaggcatcagggcagttgaggtttttgattgggatgttaaagttcccaagtatgagggaaggagtgctagaggagagaaagtggagtagccaggaagaaaagtgttcaatgaatagcctaggatgactggGAGGGcggtagatgatggcaattcttaaaggagtggactTAAATAtgtggacagtgtgaacttcaaaggaagtaaaggatagggcagggaggATGGCTGGAAAGGTACATTGAAgtgagagaaggatgcctacaccgctGCCTTTACAGTGGAGTGTGGGAGACTTGTAGCCCACCGAAACATTAAGAACCCGGAGTAGCGGTATCAGAGGGgaaagccaggtctcagtgaatGCTAGTAGTGTGAGGAAATTGGAGATGAAGAGGTCGTGTATGGCTGTTTTTAATATTGCTACAGATGGAACGGGTGttccagagtacacactgaatgttggtagaggaggataaactgcagggtatttggatgACGTTTGCATGATTTCTAGTTTTGTGTGAGCAGACGAGGTaaagggccctgggttgggagagacgtcaccaggtgctagaagtaggaggagagatagtgacaggtgGTGTGAATGGGCTTTATTTGGTGGGGTCTAGTATGCGATTGGGTGGGAGCAGGAGAGAAAGAATGGATAAAGTGGGATTAATGTGGATGTGATTTTGTTGAGAAGTGGGTGTAAGATATTTTGatgagggagaggagagaaaatGAAAAGAGCATTGCTCAGATGAGTAAGTAGGAAACGAGAAAAAGGAATGAATACACACGGTCACAACTAAACGTGTGAAATCTATCCTAGATGATACCGATCACAGAACTACTAGACAGGGGATAACCCAAAATAAAGACAATGTAAAgagaggagacccttgaaacaaacAAGGGGATCCTAAATGGTAGTTCTGACTATACAGAAAGAAAGAATGATTGGAAAGTCTAGGGAGCATGAAAAGAGACCGGAAATAAGTAGCTCAATTGCGCTAGGTAGTAGAGGTAGAGAATCCCAACAAGCGTACTGATATAGATAGTGGGTATATTTGGTAGAGAGCCCCCTTACTATCTATATAGATCTGCCTGCCAATGTAGAGTCAGCCAGGGTGGATAAATCTAGCCCCAAAATACGGAGTGCCCCACTGAACTAACTACACTTGAAACGCCATTCCCTACGTCCGGTCAAAAAAGATGCCTATTAAACACTAACTTCTGAAAACAAAATACTAAGTGCTATCAAGTGGAAACATAAGTTAAAGTGAAAAGCgcttgacgcgcgtttcggcgtgtatATACGCAGTCGTCAGGAGCTATTACATGTATGAGCCTCAAGAGccggtaaatatacacccctaaTGAGGGGAATACTCACAGCTGATCATCACAGACAAGCCTGTATTCAGCCTATCCAGAGAGAGGATGGCGAATGACGTGAATCGTCACGCCTCCTCCTAACGTCATGTCGTGCAACCTGTTTTCATTGGGCTAGCACAACATCAATCTATGCTAAGGAGTGATTGATTACACCCCCATATAGTATCCTatcatatatactgtgtgtgtgtgtgtaattttctatgtgcatatttatgtaatttttttgtgtgtgtgtgtgcatttttcacacatatggCACTTTCAcagatattgttgtgatacgttttactgttttgaaacactaatatgtgtgttcagcgagtctcccgagtataacagtacctccaatttactggttttatagtgtttttgaaagttatagggtcaatataaggcttgattttcagtttttttttttttttttttttttttttttacattgtaattttccagattggttatgttgcctttgagagcgtgtggtagcccaggaatgagaattacctccatgatggcataccatttgcaaaaaaaatacaacccaggttattgcaaatggggtatgttcagtcttttttagtagccacttagtcaccaacactggccaaagttagtgttcctaattttctgcatttttaacacacaaatataaatgtggctactaaaaaagactggacataccccatattgaataccctggattgtctactttaaaaattttttttaaaaaaatgtatatgtgatTCAGAGAATTCTGACAgataagtgttacaatgtcactattaatacattttaataatatatattttgaaaccgcaatgtcctacttgtacttatagccctataacgtgcaaaaaaaaaagctaagaacatgttaacattgggtatttctaaactcaggacaaaatttagaaactatttagtttGTTTTTGGCGGTTATAGATGCGCAACAGAGTTTGTGGGTCAAAGTTTATTTTGGGTGATTTATATAGTATCTGTTGTAAAAATGAGCAGAAAAGGAATGGCAAAATAAGTTATGAGAAGGAATAAAACAAGTTATATTTTAAGGCACTTACAAAATAActataactgtaaaaataatctCTAAAATGCAAACAAACTGAGATTTCCTAAGCTTAACTTATAAAGTTAAATACTGTAAACACCCTTATGAAATGCAATACTACTCTCAAATTTCAATGGGATAAACAATTACTTTAACAAGTtgcaaaaaaacttttaaaaatgctTATCAAATAACCCAGCTTATACAGCAATACATTAATCAACACAATGACCAATATTCCATATGTGCAACAATAACTTTTAAAAAAgtgcaaatatataaatgtgcaaaTCGCCAAGCAACGTGCAACAACCACACATAATATCCCTGTATAAAATCTCCTTTTATCAGCACATATACCTCAAAAATAGAACTACAATTGTGCAGACAGTAGACATTATAATATagggaaaataaatattaatgttttctgATATGCCCACTCACATTCATTAGAGCCCTAAGTTGGCTCAAAATTTAAAGCTATTAATGCATTGTACTTACCATATTGATAAAAAGTGTCTAGTTTGAAAGCTTACACCCCCTAACGTACTACTTGTCCATGGCATAGTTGTAATGACGATGTCCCGAAGACCATATACATATTTAGCATTCATGGACAGATGCTTGGTACCGATTCTGTAGCATCCTATATATGCTACAAATGCGGTTTTGGCTGAATAAGcccacattctcacacacaatacaaaatCTTGTAGTAGACCTTTAACCTCTTTAGGACAGCGGGCGTTCTATGCAGTCCTTTTTGGGGTAGCTCTAAACGCCAGAgggtggcatagaacgtccccgctGATCCCACGCCGGTGGTCGTGATCCTTGGGTCTGCTTGGGAGCTCAGGCAGCCCCCTCTGCCTGATCCATAAAATATGATCGTGGGGTCCTCTCGATTACATGGCTGGAATAGCtggcttatgcagtgcctgcagggggactgcccgaACTCCCAGGCTGTCCACCCTCGTGTCTGCAAAAAAGgtttaagttaaaataaaattttaaaaccgttcataaattaaagaaaaagtacttggatcatatgtatgtattatccaagtacttttatatgtacgtgcattatatatatatatatatatatatatatatatatatatatatatatatatatatatatatatatatatatacatacaatttttttgtttctcgattgatttatttttaatatataattagaatatatatatatatatatatatatatatattctaattatatattaaaaataaatcaattgagaaacaaaaaaaattgtattcctgTTTAAATTCGTTtgaactgtattctgatattaatacatatataaaagtcAAATGTGTATATAGAtctctaaacacaaatattagtgtttcaaaaccgtaaaacttatcacaacaataacgaaacaaaagtgttgcatttttcacacataaacggggcactttcactgacaatgtaattgttgtgatacgttttacggttttgaaacactgtttgtgttcagcgaagtctccggagtataacagtacccaccatgtacagcaagcatgtcaaactcaaaggctaacacgggccaaataaaccagGTTTAAGTTTGTGAGccacaaaaatgcaaaaacttcagttttcatagaaaattttgaaaagtacagtataaaaatgtTGCCTGACATTTGACGTCCTTACACTCGTAGGGCTTcacagtaaacaaaagagcaaatttattctAAGGACACATGTATTTGCatgtaaccaatgtttcagtccaactgccATGACATATTCAGAgcagtttggtaatgggactaaaATGGTGAATATATGCAGTTTCACAGctctaataaaacaaataacacgagtgtgctcttcactttggcgGAGATCATTAAACTTGATGATCTTggccaaatccaatgctttcccataggaaagcattgggaagctattgtgAATGTGTGGCAAACAGTTgcgcggccaatcagcatctccaaggagagcgttcagcacctccatgcagacccaagctaatacactgcccccttcccccattctaattcactgccccttaatctaatacacttctGTCTCTCCCAAttaccattctaatacactgccctcctcctaatttaacacatttcccccctccaccactctaatacacaggcccactccttcccccaaattaatacagcaA from Pelobates fuscus isolate aPelFus1 chromosome 1, aPelFus1.pri, whole genome shotgun sequence harbors:
- the LOC134591412 gene encoding replication protein A 32 kDa subunit-A, producing the protein MWNNTGGFGGGYGGSGMGGGGGYMQSPGGFGSPAPTQGEKKARSRAQQIVPCTVSQLLSATQNDEVFRIGEVELSQVTIVGIVRHAEKAPTNILYKVDDMTAAPMDVRQWVDTDEASCESIVVPPNSYVKVAGHLRSFQNKKSVVAFKIAPIEDMNEFISHMLEVVQAHMILNSQGQASGGGSAMVLSTPGRVGMGETAGANDMPINGLTPHQSQILNLIKSYRGSEGMALDDLKARLQGINVNTIKQALEFLSNEGHIYSTVDDDHFKSTDGD